In a single window of the Bactrocera dorsalis isolate Fly_Bdor chromosome 2, ASM2337382v1, whole genome shotgun sequence genome:
- the LOC105223317 gene encoding microtubule-associated protein Jupiter isoform X2 — translation MATYAAFKHVELYNVGKTKKRVLRPPGGGTSDIFGGDLPQTPRNVKNHMQSNIFSCDKNGAIKNNVRQGAHRFYFIGDQPRRGQQKVDSYQRLFGEPERPNTPARNHMKSSIPFGSNTEAAQELLANGNGHHSNGKGGSVSTSTSSSVSSSTENLKMNGVSKLVFRKMSKTDEACPPLPVPESSSPPNSNTPQLSIDLPCEPKASEQTDSSDLSARSRVTVKDTNLSARSELSEHPQATSRSKVPTTDHAQRFSSASKHSNMGAGDVASQTRREIGTNSDNPHSFTKTQPGKEGRQEVLEPCDNRVPPAPTPRNPITGLGLGEDGVGGIKPKKPKDRRDGNPVTGEGYKPSNSFNNAVPTLNGANQVINKNRIPPGGFSSGLW, via the exons gGTCTTAAGGCCTCCAGGCGGTGGCACTAGCGACATATTCGGCGGTGACCTTCCACAAACTCCACGCAACGTGAAAAATCACATGCAATCGAATATTTTCTCATGTGACAAAAATGGCGCTATCAAAAATAACG TACGACAAGGAGCTCACAGATTCTATTTCATTG GTGATCAGCCACGTCGCGGACAACAGAAAGTTGATTCTTATCAGCGTCTTTTCGGCGAACCAGAACGTCCAAATACTCCCGCCAGGAATCACATGAAGAGCAGCATTCCATTTGGTTCAAATACTGAGGCCGCCCAAGAATTGTTGGCTAACGGTAATGGTCATCACAGCAATGGCAAAGGTGGTTCAGTGTCCACTTCGACATCGTCCTCGGTATCATCGTCCACTGAAAACTTGAAGATGAACGGTGTCTCAAAATTAG TCTTCCGCAAAATGAGCA AAACGGATGAAGCATGTCCACCACTCCCTGTACCGGAATCAAGTTCGCCACCCAATTCCAATACGCCACAATTAAGCATAGATTTGCCATGCGAGCCTAAAGCGTCAGAACAAACTGACAGCAGTGATTTGTCCGCACGTTCTCGAGTAACTGTAAAAGACACCAATTTATCAGCACGTTCTGAATTAAGTGAACATCCTCAAGCCACATCACGTTCAAAAGTCCCGACCACAGACCATGCTCAACGTTTCAGTTCAGCGTCAAAGCATAGCAATATGGGCGCTGGCGATGTCGCTTCACAAACGCGTCGTGAAATAGGCACAAATTCAGACAATCCACATTCGTTTACGAAAACTCAACCCGGCAAAGAAGGTCGCCAAGAAGTGCTGGAACCGTGTGACAACCGCGTACCACCAGCGCCAACGCCACGCAATCCGATTACCGGTTTGGGATTGGGCGAAGATGGTGTTGGAGGCATAAAACCGAAAAAGCCAAAGGATCGTAGAG atGGTAATCCCGTCACCGGTGAGGGTTACAAGCCCAGCAATTCTTTCAACAACGCGGTGCCCACCCTGAATGGTGCCAATCAGGTCATCAATAAGAATCGCATTCCACCAGGTGGATTCTCTTCAGGCCTCTGgtaa
- the LOC105223317 gene encoding microtubule-associated protein Jupiter isoform X8 — protein sequence MATYAAFKHVELYNVGKTKKRVLRPPGGGTSDIFGGDLPQTPRNVKNHMQSNIFSCDKNGAIKNNVRQGAHRFYFIGDQPRRGQQKVDSYQRLFGEPERPNTPARNHMKSSIPFGSNTEAAQELLANGNGHHSNGKGGSVSTSTSSSVSSSTENLKMNGVSKLDGNPVTGEGYKPSNSFNNAVPTLNGANQVINKNRIPPGGFSSGLW from the exons gGTCTTAAGGCCTCCAGGCGGTGGCACTAGCGACATATTCGGCGGTGACCTTCCACAAACTCCACGCAACGTGAAAAATCACATGCAATCGAATATTTTCTCATGTGACAAAAATGGCGCTATCAAAAATAACG TACGACAAGGAGCTCACAGATTCTATTTCATTG GTGATCAGCCACGTCGCGGACAACAGAAAGTTGATTCTTATCAGCGTCTTTTCGGCGAACCAGAACGTCCAAATACTCCCGCCAGGAATCACATGAAGAGCAGCATTCCATTTGGTTCAAATACTGAGGCCGCCCAAGAATTGTTGGCTAACGGTAATGGTCATCACAGCAATGGCAAAGGTGGTTCAGTGTCCACTTCGACATCGTCCTCGGTATCATCGTCCACTGAAAACTTGAAGATGAACGGTGTCTCAAAATTAG atGGTAATCCCGTCACCGGTGAGGGTTACAAGCCCAGCAATTCTTTCAACAACGCGGTGCCCACCCTGAATGGTGCCAATCAGGTCATCAATAAGAATCGCATTCCACCAGGTGGATTCTCTTCAGGCCTCTGgtaa
- the LOC105223317 gene encoding microtubule-associated protein Jupiter isoform X3, producing the protein MISNTNFAGITDNNKPTSKVLRPPGGGTSDIFGGDLPQTPRNVKNHMQSNIFSCDKNGAIKNNVRQGAHRFYFIGDQPRRGQQKVDSYQRLFGEPERPNTPARNHMKSSIPFGSNTEAAQELLANGNGHHSNGKGGSVSTSTSSSVSSSTENLKMNGVSKLVFRKMSKTDEACPPLPVPESSSPPNSNTPQLSIDLPCEPKASEQTDSSDLSARSRVTVKDTNLSARSELSEHPQATSRSKVPTTDHAQRFSSASKHSNMGAGDVASQTRREIGTNSDNPHSFTKTQPGKEGRQEVLEPCDNRVPPAPTPRNPITGLGLGEDGVGGIKPKKPKDRRDGNPVTGEGYKPSNSFNNAVPTLNGANQVINKNRIPPGGFSSGLW; encoded by the exons gGTCTTAAGGCCTCCAGGCGGTGGCACTAGCGACATATTCGGCGGTGACCTTCCACAAACTCCACGCAACGTGAAAAATCACATGCAATCGAATATTTTCTCATGTGACAAAAATGGCGCTATCAAAAATAACG TACGACAAGGAGCTCACAGATTCTATTTCATTG GTGATCAGCCACGTCGCGGACAACAGAAAGTTGATTCTTATCAGCGTCTTTTCGGCGAACCAGAACGTCCAAATACTCCCGCCAGGAATCACATGAAGAGCAGCATTCCATTTGGTTCAAATACTGAGGCCGCCCAAGAATTGTTGGCTAACGGTAATGGTCATCACAGCAATGGCAAAGGTGGTTCAGTGTCCACTTCGACATCGTCCTCGGTATCATCGTCCACTGAAAACTTGAAGATGAACGGTGTCTCAAAATTAG TCTTCCGCAAAATGAGCA AAACGGATGAAGCATGTCCACCACTCCCTGTACCGGAATCAAGTTCGCCACCCAATTCCAATACGCCACAATTAAGCATAGATTTGCCATGCGAGCCTAAAGCGTCAGAACAAACTGACAGCAGTGATTTGTCCGCACGTTCTCGAGTAACTGTAAAAGACACCAATTTATCAGCACGTTCTGAATTAAGTGAACATCCTCAAGCCACATCACGTTCAAAAGTCCCGACCACAGACCATGCTCAACGTTTCAGTTCAGCGTCAAAGCATAGCAATATGGGCGCTGGCGATGTCGCTTCACAAACGCGTCGTGAAATAGGCACAAATTCAGACAATCCACATTCGTTTACGAAAACTCAACCCGGCAAAGAAGGTCGCCAAGAAGTGCTGGAACCGTGTGACAACCGCGTACCACCAGCGCCAACGCCACGCAATCCGATTACCGGTTTGGGATTGGGCGAAGATGGTGTTGGAGGCATAAAACCGAAAAAGCCAAAGGATCGTAGAG atGGTAATCCCGTCACCGGTGAGGGTTACAAGCCCAGCAATTCTTTCAACAACGCGGTGCCCACCCTGAATGGTGCCAATCAGGTCATCAATAAGAATCGCATTCCACCAGGTGGATTCTCTTCAGGCCTCTGgtaa
- the LOC105223317 gene encoding microtubule-associated protein Jupiter isoform X1, protein MALQDLHVRRVAVPLFECVPNVDRVLRPPGGGTSDIFGGDLPQTPRNVKNHMQSNIFSCDKNGAIKNNVRQGAHRFYFIGDQPRRGQQKVDSYQRLFGEPERPNTPARNHMKSSIPFGSNTEAAQELLANGNGHHSNGKGGSVSTSTSSSVSSSTENLKMNGVSKLVFRKMSKTDEACPPLPVPESSSPPNSNTPQLSIDLPCEPKASEQTDSSDLSARSRVTVKDTNLSARSELSEHPQATSRSKVPTTDHAQRFSSASKHSNMGAGDVASQTRREIGTNSDNPHSFTKTQPGKEGRQEVLEPCDNRVPPAPTPRNPITGLGLGEDGVGGIKPKKPKDRRDGNPVTGEGYKPSNSFNNAVPTLNGANQVINKNRIPPGGFSSGLW, encoded by the exons gGTCTTAAGGCCTCCAGGCGGTGGCACTAGCGACATATTCGGCGGTGACCTTCCACAAACTCCACGCAACGTGAAAAATCACATGCAATCGAATATTTTCTCATGTGACAAAAATGGCGCTATCAAAAATAACG TACGACAAGGAGCTCACAGATTCTATTTCATTG GTGATCAGCCACGTCGCGGACAACAGAAAGTTGATTCTTATCAGCGTCTTTTCGGCGAACCAGAACGTCCAAATACTCCCGCCAGGAATCACATGAAGAGCAGCATTCCATTTGGTTCAAATACTGAGGCCGCCCAAGAATTGTTGGCTAACGGTAATGGTCATCACAGCAATGGCAAAGGTGGTTCAGTGTCCACTTCGACATCGTCCTCGGTATCATCGTCCACTGAAAACTTGAAGATGAACGGTGTCTCAAAATTAG TCTTCCGCAAAATGAGCA AAACGGATGAAGCATGTCCACCACTCCCTGTACCGGAATCAAGTTCGCCACCCAATTCCAATACGCCACAATTAAGCATAGATTTGCCATGCGAGCCTAAAGCGTCAGAACAAACTGACAGCAGTGATTTGTCCGCACGTTCTCGAGTAACTGTAAAAGACACCAATTTATCAGCACGTTCTGAATTAAGTGAACATCCTCAAGCCACATCACGTTCAAAAGTCCCGACCACAGACCATGCTCAACGTTTCAGTTCAGCGTCAAAGCATAGCAATATGGGCGCTGGCGATGTCGCTTCACAAACGCGTCGTGAAATAGGCACAAATTCAGACAATCCACATTCGTTTACGAAAACTCAACCCGGCAAAGAAGGTCGCCAAGAAGTGCTGGAACCGTGTGACAACCGCGTACCACCAGCGCCAACGCCACGCAATCCGATTACCGGTTTGGGATTGGGCGAAGATGGTGTTGGAGGCATAAAACCGAAAAAGCCAAAGGATCGTAGAG atGGTAATCCCGTCACCGGTGAGGGTTACAAGCCCAGCAATTCTTTCAACAACGCGGTGCCCACCCTGAATGGTGCCAATCAGGTCATCAATAAGAATCGCATTCCACCAGGTGGATTCTCTTCAGGCCTCTGgtaa
- the LOC105223317 gene encoding microtubule-associated protein Jupiter isoform X12, with protein MISNTNFAGITDNNKPTSKVLRPPGGGTSDIFGGDLPQTPRNVKNHMQSNIFSCDKNGAIKNNGDQPRRGQQKVDSYQRLFGEPERPNTPARNHMKSSIPFGSNTEAAQELLANGNGHHSNGKGGSVSTSTSSSVSSSTENLKMNGVSKLDGNPVTGEGYKPSNSFNNAVPTLNGANQVINKNRIPPGGFSSGLW; from the exons gGTCTTAAGGCCTCCAGGCGGTGGCACTAGCGACATATTCGGCGGTGACCTTCCACAAACTCCACGCAACGTGAAAAATCACATGCAATCGAATATTTTCTCATGTGACAAAAATGGCGCTATCAAAAATAACG GTGATCAGCCACGTCGCGGACAACAGAAAGTTGATTCTTATCAGCGTCTTTTCGGCGAACCAGAACGTCCAAATACTCCCGCCAGGAATCACATGAAGAGCAGCATTCCATTTGGTTCAAATACTGAGGCCGCCCAAGAATTGTTGGCTAACGGTAATGGTCATCACAGCAATGGCAAAGGTGGTTCAGTGTCCACTTCGACATCGTCCTCGGTATCATCGTCCACTGAAAACTTGAAGATGAACGGTGTCTCAAAATTAG atGGTAATCCCGTCACCGGTGAGGGTTACAAGCCCAGCAATTCTTTCAACAACGCGGTGCCCACCCTGAATGGTGCCAATCAGGTCATCAATAAGAATCGCATTCCACCAGGTGGATTCTCTTCAGGCCTCTGgtaa
- the LOC105223317 gene encoding microtubule-associated protein Jupiter isoform X5, whose translation MISNTNFAGITDNNKPTSKVLRPPGGGTSDIFGGDLPQTPRNVKNHMQSNIFSCDKNGAIKNNGDQPRRGQQKVDSYQRLFGEPERPNTPARNHMKSSIPFGSNTEAAQELLANGNGHHSNGKGGSVSTSTSSSVSSSTENLKMNGVSKLVFRKMSKTDEACPPLPVPESSSPPNSNTPQLSIDLPCEPKASEQTDSSDLSARSRVTVKDTNLSARSELSEHPQATSRSKVPTTDHAQRFSSASKHSNMGAGDVASQTRREIGTNSDNPHSFTKTQPGKEGRQEVLEPCDNRVPPAPTPRNPITGLGLGEDGVGGIKPKKPKDRRDGNPVTGEGYKPSNSFNNAVPTLNGANQVINKNRIPPGGFSSGLW comes from the exons gGTCTTAAGGCCTCCAGGCGGTGGCACTAGCGACATATTCGGCGGTGACCTTCCACAAACTCCACGCAACGTGAAAAATCACATGCAATCGAATATTTTCTCATGTGACAAAAATGGCGCTATCAAAAATAACG GTGATCAGCCACGTCGCGGACAACAGAAAGTTGATTCTTATCAGCGTCTTTTCGGCGAACCAGAACGTCCAAATACTCCCGCCAGGAATCACATGAAGAGCAGCATTCCATTTGGTTCAAATACTGAGGCCGCCCAAGAATTGTTGGCTAACGGTAATGGTCATCACAGCAATGGCAAAGGTGGTTCAGTGTCCACTTCGACATCGTCCTCGGTATCATCGTCCACTGAAAACTTGAAGATGAACGGTGTCTCAAAATTAG TCTTCCGCAAAATGAGCA AAACGGATGAAGCATGTCCACCACTCCCTGTACCGGAATCAAGTTCGCCACCCAATTCCAATACGCCACAATTAAGCATAGATTTGCCATGCGAGCCTAAAGCGTCAGAACAAACTGACAGCAGTGATTTGTCCGCACGTTCTCGAGTAACTGTAAAAGACACCAATTTATCAGCACGTTCTGAATTAAGTGAACATCCTCAAGCCACATCACGTTCAAAAGTCCCGACCACAGACCATGCTCAACGTTTCAGTTCAGCGTCAAAGCATAGCAATATGGGCGCTGGCGATGTCGCTTCACAAACGCGTCGTGAAATAGGCACAAATTCAGACAATCCACATTCGTTTACGAAAACTCAACCCGGCAAAGAAGGTCGCCAAGAAGTGCTGGAACCGTGTGACAACCGCGTACCACCAGCGCCAACGCCACGCAATCCGATTACCGGTTTGGGATTGGGCGAAGATGGTGTTGGAGGCATAAAACCGAAAAAGCCAAAGGATCGTAGAG atGGTAATCCCGTCACCGGTGAGGGTTACAAGCCCAGCAATTCTTTCAACAACGCGGTGCCCACCCTGAATGGTGCCAATCAGGTCATCAATAAGAATCGCATTCCACCAGGTGGATTCTCTTCAGGCCTCTGgtaa
- the LOC105223317 gene encoding microtubule-associated protein Jupiter isoform X4: MALQDLHVRRVAVPLFECVPNVDRVLRPPGGGTSDIFGGDLPQTPRNVKNHMQSNIFSCDKNGAIKNNGDQPRRGQQKVDSYQRLFGEPERPNTPARNHMKSSIPFGSNTEAAQELLANGNGHHSNGKGGSVSTSTSSSVSSSTENLKMNGVSKLVFRKMSKTDEACPPLPVPESSSPPNSNTPQLSIDLPCEPKASEQTDSSDLSARSRVTVKDTNLSARSELSEHPQATSRSKVPTTDHAQRFSSASKHSNMGAGDVASQTRREIGTNSDNPHSFTKTQPGKEGRQEVLEPCDNRVPPAPTPRNPITGLGLGEDGVGGIKPKKPKDRRDGNPVTGEGYKPSNSFNNAVPTLNGANQVINKNRIPPGGFSSGLW, from the exons gGTCTTAAGGCCTCCAGGCGGTGGCACTAGCGACATATTCGGCGGTGACCTTCCACAAACTCCACGCAACGTGAAAAATCACATGCAATCGAATATTTTCTCATGTGACAAAAATGGCGCTATCAAAAATAACG GTGATCAGCCACGTCGCGGACAACAGAAAGTTGATTCTTATCAGCGTCTTTTCGGCGAACCAGAACGTCCAAATACTCCCGCCAGGAATCACATGAAGAGCAGCATTCCATTTGGTTCAAATACTGAGGCCGCCCAAGAATTGTTGGCTAACGGTAATGGTCATCACAGCAATGGCAAAGGTGGTTCAGTGTCCACTTCGACATCGTCCTCGGTATCATCGTCCACTGAAAACTTGAAGATGAACGGTGTCTCAAAATTAG TCTTCCGCAAAATGAGCA AAACGGATGAAGCATGTCCACCACTCCCTGTACCGGAATCAAGTTCGCCACCCAATTCCAATACGCCACAATTAAGCATAGATTTGCCATGCGAGCCTAAAGCGTCAGAACAAACTGACAGCAGTGATTTGTCCGCACGTTCTCGAGTAACTGTAAAAGACACCAATTTATCAGCACGTTCTGAATTAAGTGAACATCCTCAAGCCACATCACGTTCAAAAGTCCCGACCACAGACCATGCTCAACGTTTCAGTTCAGCGTCAAAGCATAGCAATATGGGCGCTGGCGATGTCGCTTCACAAACGCGTCGTGAAATAGGCACAAATTCAGACAATCCACATTCGTTTACGAAAACTCAACCCGGCAAAGAAGGTCGCCAAGAAGTGCTGGAACCGTGTGACAACCGCGTACCACCAGCGCCAACGCCACGCAATCCGATTACCGGTTTGGGATTGGGCGAAGATGGTGTTGGAGGCATAAAACCGAAAAAGCCAAAGGATCGTAGAG atGGTAATCCCGTCACCGGTGAGGGTTACAAGCCCAGCAATTCTTTCAACAACGCGGTGCCCACCCTGAATGGTGCCAATCAGGTCATCAATAAGAATCGCATTCCACCAGGTGGATTCTCTTCAGGCCTCTGgtaa
- the LOC105223317 gene encoding microtubule-associated protein Jupiter isoform X11, translating to MATYAAFKHVELYNVGKTKKRVLRPPGGGTSDIFGGDLPQTPRNVKNHMQSNIFSCDKNGAIKNNGDQPRRGQQKVDSYQRLFGEPERPNTPARNHMKSSIPFGSNTEAAQELLANGNGHHSNGKGGSVSTSTSSSVSSSTENLKMNGVSKLDGNPVTGEGYKPSNSFNNAVPTLNGANQVINKNRIPPGGFSSGLW from the exons gGTCTTAAGGCCTCCAGGCGGTGGCACTAGCGACATATTCGGCGGTGACCTTCCACAAACTCCACGCAACGTGAAAAATCACATGCAATCGAATATTTTCTCATGTGACAAAAATGGCGCTATCAAAAATAACG GTGATCAGCCACGTCGCGGACAACAGAAAGTTGATTCTTATCAGCGTCTTTTCGGCGAACCAGAACGTCCAAATACTCCCGCCAGGAATCACATGAAGAGCAGCATTCCATTTGGTTCAAATACTGAGGCCGCCCAAGAATTGTTGGCTAACGGTAATGGTCATCACAGCAATGGCAAAGGTGGTTCAGTGTCCACTTCGACATCGTCCTCGGTATCATCGTCCACTGAAAACTTGAAGATGAACGGTGTCTCAAAATTAG atGGTAATCCCGTCACCGGTGAGGGTTACAAGCCCAGCAATTCTTTCAACAACGCGGTGCCCACCCTGAATGGTGCCAATCAGGTCATCAATAAGAATCGCATTCCACCAGGTGGATTCTCTTCAGGCCTCTGgtaa